The Leptospira andrefontaineae genome has a segment encoding these proteins:
- a CDS encoding DUF7674 family protein, with protein sequence MNPDFDLFDHDSETLRVKGRLTELFNDFEITLRSSLFAERNGGMTIHGIFAEFSHYFNNNYESFGDDQLIELFAFIEDCLITDYDVLNNAVYTCFLENIDSSKIKIKINIILGEKTSKYLKELDM encoded by the coding sequence ATGAATCCAGATTTCGATTTGTTTGATCATGATTCGGAGACCTTGAGGGTAAAAGGTAGATTAACCGAATTGTTTAACGATTTTGAAATTACTTTGCGTTCCTCACTCTTTGCTGAGCGAAATGGCGGAATGACGATTCATGGAATCTTTGCGGAGTTTAGTCATTATTTTAATAATAATTATGAATCTTTTGGTGATGATCAACTAATTGAATTGTTTGCATTCATTGAAGATTGTCTTATAACTGATTATGACGTTCTTAATAATGCTGTCTATACTTGCTTTTTAGAGAATATTGATAGTAGTAAGATTAAAATAAAAATTAATATTATCTTGGGTGAAAAGACTAGTAAATATTTAAAAGAATTGGATATGTGA